The following are encoded in a window of Candidatus Neomarinimicrobiota bacterium genomic DNA:
- the ruvX gene encoding Holliday junction resolvase RuvX translates to MGRLLGIDHGTKRVGLALSDPLKIIAKPFQTLTYKDFNDLSSQLKSIIIENDIEGIVLGFPIGMQGQRTQQTDKVAEFAELLKYAVDVPIALEDERLSSISAEKSLILQNVKTGHNKGRIDETAAAIFLQQYLDRTR, encoded by the coding sequence ATGGGACGTTTATTAGGGATCGATCATGGTACTAAACGGGTAGGGCTGGCCCTTTCTGATCCATTAAAAATTATTGCAAAGCCTTTTCAAACGCTTACATATAAGGATTTTAACGATCTGAGTAGCCAGTTAAAATCTATCATAATTGAAAATGATATCGAAGGTATTGTATTGGGTTTTCCTATTGGAATGCAGGGGCAACGAACCCAACAAACTGATAAAGTGGCAGAATTTGCAGAACTGTTAAAGTATGCAGTAGATGTACCCATTGCATTAGAAGATGAACGATTAAGTTCGATAAGTGCAGAAAAATCGCTCATTCTGCAAAATGTAAAAACAGGTCATAATAAAGGTCGGATAGATGAAACAGCCGCAGCCATTTTTCTTCAACAATACCTAGATCGTACCCGTTAA
- the lnt gene encoding apolipoprotein N-acyltransferase yields the protein MKNIFNRSPFQLAIISGILVGCAFPPIPGFTAWFGFLPLIHIWQTQSPKESARWSFFAAVIANLISLYWIGLNSGATILPVLFSLIGAILYLGAIWAGLGWIISKIEIKTGNSLSIVPFLWATMEWIRSFGPLGFPWANLATTQTVFLPVIQMVDITGTEGVGFWILLINIILYITVQAEFNKQKLLLCLLSVFLLPWIVGLMRLPTYEFSENDPYREVAVIQPNINPNQKWEASFRTRLYEIMDSLNVKAMDSKPNLVLWPEAALPAYMRVSPKRYKYEMMVQSKGIPIMMGTIDLKRDSTGRRVYNSSIYFGLEGNEIYHKKRLVPFAEYIPLSEQFPSLKNLNFGQANFTAGKEFTTFPLDSILFSNMICYESSYPSVARGFVQKGARFITLEANDAWLRNSSGVRQHFELARLRAVELRTGIVRSANTGISGIIYPSGKVAKKIKFGEQAVFKGKVPLNQGITFYARYGSVFAQMCFILTLIQIVWLFRRPKK from the coding sequence ATGAAAAATATATTTAACCGATCACCATTTCAACTGGCAATAATTTCTGGAATTCTGGTTGGGTGTGCTTTTCCGCCAATCCCAGGCTTTACAGCATGGTTTGGATTTTTGCCACTCATTCATATTTGGCAAACACAATCCCCGAAAGAATCGGCAAGATGGTCTTTTTTTGCCGCCGTTATTGCCAATTTAATTTCATTATACTGGATAGGCCTAAATTCTGGTGCCACCATTCTACCCGTATTGTTTTCATTAATTGGTGCCATACTATACTTGGGAGCAATCTGGGCTGGGTTGGGCTGGATTATATCAAAAATTGAAATAAAGACAGGAAACAGTCTCAGTATTGTTCCGTTTTTATGGGCAACAATGGAATGGATTCGTAGCTTTGGACCGCTTGGATTTCCGTGGGCAAACCTAGCCACAACCCAAACGGTTTTTTTACCTGTTATTCAAATGGTGGATATTACAGGAACAGAAGGTGTTGGTTTTTGGATTCTTTTGATCAATATTATTTTATATATCACCGTTCAAGCTGAATTCAATAAACAAAAATTATTGTTATGCCTTTTAAGTGTTTTTTTATTGCCATGGATTGTTGGACTTATGCGGTTGCCTACCTATGAATTTAGCGAGAATGATCCTTATCGTGAGGTGGCAGTGATTCAGCCAAATATAAACCCAAACCAAAAGTGGGAAGCATCTTTTCGTACACGGCTTTATGAGATTATGGATTCCTTAAATGTTAAAGCAATGGACTCAAAGCCCAATTTAGTTCTATGGCCAGAAGCAGCTTTACCCGCGTATATGCGAGTATCCCCTAAAAGATATAAATATGAAATGATGGTTCAATCTAAAGGAATCCCTATTATGATGGGGACTATAGATTTAAAACGAGATTCCACTGGCCGACGGGTATATAATAGTTCGATATATTTTGGTCTGGAGGGAAATGAAATATATCATAAAAAACGTTTGGTGCCATTTGCAGAATACATTCCTTTATCTGAGCAATTCCCTTCACTTAAAAATCTCAATTTCGGCCAGGCTAACTTTACTGCAGGAAAAGAATTCACAACATTCCCTTTGGATTCAATTCTATTCAGTAATATGATTTGTTACGAATCGAGCTACCCATCCGTGGCACGTGGATTTGTACAAAAGGGAGCTAGGTTCATTACTTTAGAAGCCAATGATGCATGGTTAAGGAATTCATCGGGCGTTCGACAGCATTTCGAATTGGCACGATTAAGGGCCGTTGAATTGAGAACGGGTATTGTCCGCAGTGCCAATACGGGGATTTCCGGCATTATATATCCCTCCGGGAAGGTGGCTAAAAAGATCAAATTTGGTGAACAGGCTGTTTTTAAAGGTAAAGTCCCCCTCAACCAAGGAATAACTTTTTACGCTCGTTACGGAAGTGTTTTTGCACAAATGTGTTTCATTTTAACTTTGATACAAATTGTATGGCTTTTCAGACGTCCAAAAAAATAA